CTTGGTGATACAGCCCCACCTCATCGAAGCGCACCCGGATGTTCGCCTCGGGCGCGCCCTTGGGCAGGTAGAAGTAGCCCAGCAGGTGCGCGTGGTCCTGCAGCGACAGGTCCATGAACCGGCCCGCGGGGGCCAGCGACACCGGCACCGGCTGACCTCCGGCCGTCACCTCGACGCTGCCAATGCCCAGCATCACCTTGTCGTAGTCCTCCAGCTCCGCGCCCTTGAGGCGCAGCTCGAAGCGGTCCCCCGGGGGCTCGTGCACCGGAGAGATGCCGTCGGAGTCGCCGCACCCGCCCAACATGGACGCCAGGAACATCACTCCCGCCACCACCGACTTGCTCGGGGTCTTCATCGCGCCTTCTCCCAGAACCCAGGTTCCACGGCTCGGCCCAGGCCCCAGTTGGGGTCCAGGTTCCAGAACTGCTTGCTCAGCGGGACGGCCCACCGCGCGCCCGAGAGGTTGTGGGACTCCAGCCGCTGCAGGGTCCCCTCGAGGATGGCGCGGTCCGCCGGCAGCGCCGCCTCCAGCGCGGAGAGCGCGGGCGCGGGCGTCCCGAGCACGCGCTCGTTGCAGACCGCGGTCACCCACTCCCTCGCGACCTTCACCGTCAGGGCCGCCATCTCCGAGCGCACGACGTTGCTCGCGGAGATGGCCGGGTTGGCCCACAGCACGCCCAGCGCGTCATCCACGCCGAACACCGCGCCCACGTTCCCCAGCGCAATGGGGCCGGCCGCCATGCACTCCGTGAGGGCCTTCTCGCTGGCCAGATAGAAGCCGCGGTCGCGCGTCACGGGCGGCGGGCTCAGACTTCCGCCCGAGTCCGCCTTGAAGTTGCACGTGGCGCCATCCGCGAACTGCGTCGTCGGGCCCGTGGCGACGGTGGACAGGACGCCCGTCGCCTTGTTGACCGCGTAGAAGGTGTTGGCGCGCGAGGTGTTGGAATTGGTGGTGCCGTAGAAGAACAGGTCGCCCGCGGCCGTGAAGATGGCCGACACCATGGAGTTCCCCTCGGACGTCGCGTCATTCACCTTCGAGCGGAAGGGGATGTCCGAGAACGTGCCCGTGTGAGGGTCCACGACCGTCACGCGCTGGGTCGCGCTGTTGAAGCCATACAGCAGACCGTCCACCGGGCTCACCGCCACGTCCGCGACCCGGAAGGTCTCGGGGGTGCCCACCACCATGTCCGACAGGACCGCGCCCGTCTGGGGATTGACCTGGATGAGGTGGTTGGTGGTGATTTCGAACCCCACGAAGATGCCATCCTTCAGGAAGGCACCCGCGCCCCATCGGGCCGAGTTGGCCGCCCCCGTCACCAGCGGCGCGATGACTTGCGTGGAGCCGTTGGCGTCCACCCGGACGAGTTCGGGCGGATGCACCGCGTCCGAGGAGATGGCATACAGGAAGCCATCCTTGTGATTGAACGCCAGCGCGTTGTACGGCAGCGCCGTGTCCCCCTGGAGTGACAAGGAGCCAGTGGCCGGGTCGAAGATATAGAGATGAGAGGGGCCAGAGGGCGTGCCGTCCGGGGTCGAGGACGACGTGGAGATGTAGATGGTGTCGTCGCAGTGGAGCACGGGCTCCTGGGTGCAGAGCACGTTCGTGGAGGCCTGGCTGGAGCCGCTGTTCTCCCAGCCGATGCCGAAGATGTTCGTGAAGCTGACGGTGGCGTTCGGGCTGTCCGGGTTCGTGTCCAACGCGCCCAGGGCGATACACGCCTCATAGCTGGGCAGGTTGTATTGACATTGATACGTGACGTTGCCCCCCACGGGCACCGTCAGGGGCGGCAACGGCGAAAAAGTGCACGTGGACAGCAGGTTGTCCGTGGCCGCCAACAGCACCGAGGGCAGCGTGGGGTGGATGTTCGTGGCCTTGAAGGTAAAATTCAGCGTGGCCGGATAATTCGTCACGAGGGCCTGCTTCGATCCGTTCACGAGTTTCTCTGCCAGGAAATCATGCGCCCCGGCACCCGAGGACCAGAACACTCCTCCCAGCAGGACACCCAACCATCTGCGATTCATGCGTTCGCGCCTCCCCCCGTGTGACTCCCTCGTCACGGGGACGCCGGCCCTATGCACGCGGGATGCCTCGCGTTGGCTCGCGGTTGAAAACCTCCGGCATCGGGCTTGGGTCTCGGCCCGCTGACCGGCGTGTATCACCTAGAAGACAGACACGCCGCCCCACGATGAAGACCAGCCAACCCTCGGCCTGCGCGTCAGGACAGGGACGCAAAGGCGTGCGCCTCTCCCACAACCGCGCCTATACTGAAAAACCTGCAATTCCAGCTTGAAACTAATACAGCCCGCCACCTTGGCGGCATTTGCGAGCTGTCTCGTAGCAGAGGCCGACGTCAACGCTGAAACGGGACGACAAACCCTGACAGGAAGCTCCGCATCGCTGGCGCCAAGACACGCGATCCCGACTCCGAACATGAGGAGCCAGGGCCCCAGGAGGATGGCCAGGTGCTGGACCCGCGACAGCTTGCTGAACACCCCCAACCCCGAGGCTGCGGCAGCTCCCTGTCTCCGGATCCTCGAGTCGGGCCGACGCGCCCGACATCAGCGGCCGGAGGCTCCTCTCGCCCCCAGCCAGCGGAAGCCCACACGCGCGGACCTATCCCCAGGTTGCCCTCGCGCGGCGGGATACCGCAGAGACTCGCCACCGCCACCTGCCCCGCCGACCAGAGGACGGCGGATGCGAGGAACATGACCACGCTCGAGACGATCAAGCGAGCACGTTCCATGGGCGGCCCAAGTGATAGCACGGCGTGGCGCTCCGCCCTGCCTGCGTGCCGCCCCCGGGTCGCGCCCAGCCCCATCCCTTCCCACCCGTGGAGGAGGTGACACCCATTCCTCCCCAGCAAGTTGTCAACCCAAGAGGTTGACTGATACTCACTGGACCTGTGAAGGCCATGAGTGAGAACGGGACCCTCGTGTATCCGGCGGGTCTCCAGCCGGGTGCCCTGGTGGGTGGGTGGCGCATCGTCGGGATGCTGGGCGCGGGGGGCTACGGAGCCGTGTATCGCGTGGAGCACCCGGATGCGCCCGGGCTGCCCTTCGCGCTCAAGCTGTCGCTCCACACGGACTCGGCGCGGAGCCTGCGCGAGACGGCCCTCCTCCTGGACAAGGCCGTGCATCCCCACGTCGTGCGCGTCCACGCGAGCGGTCGGTGGCCCCATCCCCTCACCGGGCTCCCCTACTTCGTCATGGACTGCATTGACGGCCCGGCGCTCCACACGTGGGCAGACACCTTCAACCCCACCTTCCGCCAGCTCGCCTTCGCGGCAGGCCACGTGGCCCTCGCGCTCGACCTGCTCCACGCGCGCGGCGTGGTGCACCGCGACCTCAAGCCCGAGCACATCCTCATCCAGCGGACCACCGGCCAGCCCATCCTCATCGACTTCGGCGCGGGAGACGTCGCCGGCGCGCCCACGCTCACCACCGCCGCGCTCCCTCCTGGCACCCATCACCTGCGCAGCCCCGAGGCCGTGCGCTTCCATCAGCGCCACTGGCGCACGCCCGAGGCGCGCTATCCCTACACCCACGCGGATGACCTCTACGCGCTCGGGGTCTGCCTCTACCGCGCGGCCACCGGCCACTACCCCTTCCCTCCCGACCTGCCCACCGACCTGCTCTATCTGGCCATCGCCACCCGGGCGCCGCCCCCACCGCGGGTCATCAACCCGCGCATCCCCCCGCCGCTCGCCCGGACCATCCTCCGCTTGCTGGAGAAGGACCCGCGGCGGCGGCCCCGGAATGGAGGCCAGCTCCACGCGGAGTTGGTGGAGGGCATGCTCGCCGCCTCCGAGGCGCCCTACGCCACCCGGCTGTTCCTCGAGGAGCCTCGGCCTCCCTCGCATCCGGACGATGCGCCCGCGCAGGTGCACGTGCCTCGCTGGCCCAGCCGAGCCTACCCACCGCCTTCGCCCTGGCCGGGACGGCTCGCGCGCCTCATCCCCGAGAGCTGGCTCGACGCGCTCGCCCGCTGGCAGGAGCGACAGGAGCCCGCGCCGCCTCCGCCTCGCCCCCGCCCTCGCTGGGGAGCGACCGCGGTGCTCTGCCTGCTGCTCGGCGGACTCTGGTGGCACTCCGTGCAGTCCCGGGGCTTCAATGGCAGCACAACCCCCAGGGTCACCTCCAAATTCGACTCCTCTCCAGGTAATAAACTGGCGTCACCCCCAGAGTCCCCACACATTGGGCCTGCCGCGATTCCGCTCCCCGTGAGCCCTACCCCCGCGGTCGTCGCCTCACCGGCGCCGTCTCCACAGGAAACCCCCGCCGTGCCCAATCCCTCTCTGTCTCACCCGCCTGCCTCGCGGCAGGGCGTCACCCCTTTGCGTCGCGCCCTCAAGGTGGCCGCTGTCGCCGCATGCACAGGCATGGCCTGCGCGGGCGCGCAGACGCGCTCCGGTCCGCCGGGCCCCCAGTGCCCCGCGGATGCCGTGGCGACGATGCGCCGGGAATACGGTCTGCGTGGCACCGAACCCATCGGCGTGGCTTGGGAGCCCGACCACACCGATCGGCGCTTCAAGGCCCGCGACGGAGCGCCCGCGGAGGCCACCGTCAACATGCCCCTGAACCGCATCCCCGATGGCCTGCTGCTGAAGGGAACGTTCATCTTCTCCGAGTCGCGCGTCTTCATCCGCTTCACGAAGGCACAGGACGCAACGGGCCGCATCGTCCCCGTCTGCTTCGACGCCTGGACCACCAACGGCGAAGACGTTCAAGTGGGCCTCACCCGCTACCCCGGCGGGGAAGCGAACACCGCCAAGCTCGACTCGACCTTCCCGGTCTTCCCCAAGTTCGACTGAGCCAGGGACCCCGTCCGTGCCCGCCTCTCTTGGCGGTTGCCTCCTGGCGCTGCTGCTGGCCACGGAGACATTCCGTCCCGATACGCCTCAGGTCTCACCCGAGCCCCGCCCGCTCGCAACGCCCTCGGCGCAGGACACGGATGCACCCGAGATCCACATCCAACCCGGGCGCGCCGTCACCCTGCGCTTCGCACAACCCCTGGCCCTCGAACCCCTGTCTCCACGGGACTCGGTGCACTTCGACGACGTCGCGGTGACGCCCGATACACTCGTCCTGCTGCCCACGGGGTCGCTGAATGAGGGCGCGCGCCTCTGGCTCGACGTGCGCTTCGCCCAAGGCGCGGTCCCCGCTCACACGCGGCTGCGGCTGGTCGTCCACGCGGTCAGGCCCGATGACGAGGTTCGGATCCGACTGGCCTCGTCCCCCACTTCGGGCCTCGACGTGGCGCAGTGCCTTCGCCCAGAGACGAATCCCAGTGGACTCGACGGGGAGTTCAGCACGGGCGGGATTGACTCGCGCGGAGTCAATACACAGTTGCGCCCCACGGATGGCATCGTCCGCGCTTCGGACATGCCTCCCATCGTCTCACTCCTGAGCCTTCGCGCCAGCGATCGCGTCGCCGTGGTCGTC
The genomic region above belongs to Myxococcaceae bacterium JPH2 and contains:
- a CDS encoding protein kinase, which encodes MSENGTLVYPAGLQPGALVGGWRIVGMLGAGGYGAVYRVEHPDAPGLPFALKLSLHTDSARSLRETALLLDKAVHPHVVRVHASGRWPHPLTGLPYFVMDCIDGPALHTWADTFNPTFRQLAFAAGHVALALDLLHARGVVHRDLKPEHILIQRTTGQPILIDFGAGDVAGAPTLTTAALPPGTHHLRSPEAVRFHQRHWRTPEARYPYTHADDLYALGVCLYRAATGHYPFPPDLPTDLLYLAIATRAPPPPRVINPRIPPPLARTILRLLEKDPRRRPRNGGQLHAELVEGMLAASEAPYATRLFLEEPRPPSHPDDAPAQVHVPRWPSRAYPPPSPWPGRLARLIPESWLDALARWQERQEPAPPPPRPRPRWGATAVLCLLLGGLWWHSVQSRGFNGSTTPRVTSKFDSSPGNKLASPPESPHIGPAAIPLPVSPTPAVVASPAPSPQETPAVPNPSLSHPPASRQGVTPLRRALKVAAVAACTGMACAGAQTRSGPPGPQCPADAVATMRREYGLRGTEPIGVAWEPDHTDRRFKARDGAPAEATVNMPLNRIPDGLLLKGTFIFSESRVFIRFTKAQDATGRIVPVCFDAWTTNGEDVQVGLTRYPGGEANTAKLDSTFPVFPKFD
- a CDS encoding DUF2381 family protein; amino-acid sequence: MPASLGGCLLALLLATETFRPDTPQVSPEPRPLATPSAQDTDAPEIHIQPGRAVTLRFAQPLALEPLSPRDSVHFDDVAVTPDTLVLLPTGSLNEGARLWLDVRFAQGAVPAHTRLRLVVHAVRPDDEVRIRLASSPTSGLDVAQCLRPETNPSGLDGEFSTGGIDSRGVNTQLRPTDGIVRASDMPPIVSLLSLRASDRVAVVVFLREQDLPLSRAPAHATFRATRGSGLSRTTVFQGAPLRDDSRVPIVVQAEARPEALLGEYTMEVRDRDDALLFTVPGVQFPRL